The following nucleotide sequence is from Candidatus Saccharimonadia bacterium.
GGTGTTGAACGGGATCTTTTACGTGCTGTGGACCGGCTGCCAATGGAAGGCGCTGCCTAAGGATCTGCCGCCGAAGAGCACGGTGCACGACTATCTCGAGCTCTGGAACTGGGACGGCACCTTGGAGCGCATCCATCACACGCTGTACGTGGCGGTGCGCGAGGAGGAGGGGCGTGAAGCAAGCCCGACGGTGGCGATCATCGACTCGCAGTCCGCGAAGGGCGCTCAAAAAGGGGGTCTGGGCTTGATCCTTCGGGCTACGATGCGGGCAAGAAGATCAAGGGTCGCAAGCGGCACATCCTGGTCGACACGCTGGGTCTCCTGTTGAACGTTGTCGTTCATCCCGCCGATATTCAGGATCGCGATGGCGCCTTCCACTTGCTGCGTCGGGCGAGACGACTATTCCCGTTCATCGAACGCATTTTTGCTGACGGTGCATACGCGGGACGCAAGATGGCGATGACGGTGTGGCGCACTGGTGCCTGGAATTTGCAGATCGTCAAGCGATCGTACGCTGCTGGATTTGAGGTGCTACCCAA
It contains:
- a CDS encoding IS5 family transposase (programmed frameshift), which translates into the protein MWKPEHRLAADRRGLRYPSDLTDAEWAIVAAMIPPGRHGGRRRSVNVREVLNGIFYVLWTGCQWKALPKDLPPKSTVHDYLELWNWDGTLERIHHTLYVAVREEEGREASPTVAIIDSQSAKGAPKRGSGLDPSGYDAGKKIKGRKRHILVDTLGLLLNVVVHPADIQDRDGAFHLLRRARRLFPFIERIFADGAYAGRKMAMTVWRTGAWNLQIVKRSYAAGFEVLPKRWIVERTFAWISRNRRLARDFERYATTVAAFIRLAMIRIMLRRLAA